A section of the Umboniibacter marinipuniceus genome encodes:
- the bioA gene encoding adenosylmethionine--8-amino-7-oxononanoate transaminase yields MYTETEQLEFDANHIWHPYSSATNPSPTFMVERCDGVMIELTDGRQLIDGMSSWWCTVHGYNHPRLNQAMTDQITKMSHVMFGGFTHNPAVELSRRLVELTPSGLERVFLADSGSVSVEVAIKMAIQYQASRGKPQKHRIMTVRNGYHGDTFGAMATCDPVTGMHHLFQQSMPQQLFADAPPLGFDRPFQSSDLDSVRHLLEHHAEETAAFIIEPITQGAGGMRFYSPDYLAALAELCKAFDVLLIADEIATGFGRTGKLFAVEHAGICPDILCLGKALTGGTMTLAATLCTAEVANGISHGEAGVFMHGPTFMGNPLACRVACESIDLLLENNWSQQVSQIERTLNSALSPLRQHASVANVRVLGAMGVIEMKQPVDLNEIQPRLVEQGVWLRPFGKLIYMMPPFVITQAELEQLCRATTAVIEQLQQQ; encoded by the coding sequence ATGTACACCGAAACAGAACAACTCGAATTTGATGCCAACCATATCTGGCACCCCTACTCGTCCGCCACAAATCCGTCACCAACCTTTATGGTTGAGCGCTGCGATGGGGTGATGATTGAGCTGACTGATGGCCGACAGCTCATTGACGGGATGAGCTCTTGGTGGTGCACCGTTCACGGCTACAACCACCCTCGGCTAAACCAGGCGATGACCGATCAGATTACCAAGATGTCACACGTCATGTTTGGCGGCTTTACTCATAATCCAGCCGTTGAGCTATCGCGCCGCTTGGTTGAGCTAACTCCCAGTGGTCTAGAACGGGTTTTCCTGGCGGATTCAGGCTCAGTATCGGTAGAGGTCGCTATTAAGATGGCCATTCAATATCAAGCCTCTCGCGGAAAGCCGCAAAAGCATCGCATCATGACAGTTCGCAACGGCTATCATGGAGACACCTTCGGCGCTATGGCCACCTGTGATCCAGTAACCGGTATGCATCATCTGTTCCAACAAAGTATGCCTCAGCAGCTTTTCGCCGACGCACCGCCGCTGGGTTTTGACCGGCCATTTCAATCCAGTGATTTAGATTCCGTACGTCATCTTCTTGAGCATCACGCTGAAGAAACTGCCGCCTTTATTATCGAACCAATTACTCAAGGCGCGGGAGGCATGCGATTCTACTCACCTGACTACCTCGCTGCGCTGGCTGAACTCTGTAAAGCCTTCGATGTACTCCTAATCGCCGACGAAATCGCCACCGGCTTTGGCCGCACTGGGAAACTCTTCGCCGTTGAGCATGCGGGTATCTGCCCCGATATTCTCTGTTTAGGTAAAGCGTTAACAGGCGGCACAATGACTCTGGCGGCAACACTCTGCACGGCAGAAGTCGCTAACGGTATTTCCCATGGCGAGGCCGGCGTATTCATGCACGGGCCAACCTTCATGGGTAATCCGCTAGCGTGTCGAGTTGCTTGCGAGAGCATCGACTTGCTCTTAGAGAATAATTGGTCTCAACAGGTTAGTCAGATTGAACGCACACTTAATAGCGCGCTCTCCCCGCTTCGGCAGCATGCTTCGGTGGCAAATGTTCGCGTCCTCGGGGCGATGGGTGTTATCGAGATGAAACAGCCCGTGGACCTTAATGAGATACAGCCACGCTTGGTTGAACAGGGCGTTTGGCTTCGCCCCTTCGGTAAGCTCATCTACATGATGCCGCCTTTCGTCATTACCCAAGCCGAGCTCGAACAGCTATGCCGTGCAACCACGGCAGTGATAGAACAACTCCAACAACAATAA
- a CDS encoding SirB2 family protein yields METYALFKHSHLLFAVISISLFVFRATLKFRGSQLLETKVLKISPHINDTLLLASGITLAVLAGFSPMAQPWLATKIILLIVYIGLGTVVIKKQLSGSARAAVFVAALVCFAAIGSSAVSKAGPFGLF; encoded by the coding sequence ATGGAAACATACGCACTCTTTAAACACAGCCATCTTCTGTTCGCTGTTATTTCAATTTCTCTATTCGTATTTCGCGCTACATTGAAATTTCGGGGGTCTCAGCTGCTTGAGACCAAGGTCCTAAAAATAAGTCCGCATATTAATGACACGCTACTGCTCGCGTCGGGTATTACCCTTGCGGTACTGGCCGGCTTTTCACCCATGGCGCAACCGTGGTTAGCCACCAAGATTATTCTGCTCATCGTGTACATCGGTCTAGGGACAGTAGTGATAAAGAAACAGTTGTCTGGCAGTGCTAGGGCCGCTGTGTTTGTTGCCGCACTGGTATGCTTTGCAGCCATTGGTAGCTCAGCTGTTTCAAAGGCCGGTCCTTTCGGTTTATTCTAG